One Pseudomonas syringae CC1557 genomic window, TAGCGGCGGCGAACGCGCGGTTACTGATCATGGTCAGCCTCCAGCGATGACGAAGGTGCATACCACTGCTGATGAGAGGGAGGCTGACAGGATTGGCGTGTATCGAGTAGGGCCGCGCACAGTCTCTTCGGCCATGCCTGCAGGCCCTGATTCTCCTGCAAGGGGCGGTAGTTGATGACGGTGCCGGCGATGAACAGCAACGACACCGCCAGCCCGGTCATTGTGCCGATCAACAGCTCTCTGGTCAGCGAGCCAGGAGCGGTTGAAAATCTCCCTTTCAGCCATTCCGGCCAGGCAATGCGGGTCCTGACAGCGGCTATTGCAAGCACGCTGCCGTACACCAGCAGTGCTTTCCATCCGCCGATCATGTATGCCGGTACGGCAGGCAGCCAACTGACCGTGCTTTCTCGTAACAGCAACGGGACCGGACGACGCAGCGTAAGCCAGTGGCCAACACGCTGGGTGATTAGCTCGTCAAGACGCCACGCAAAGGCGCCGACTAGCTGGCAGCCGACGTAGAGCAAACCTGCCAGCAGGCCAAGCGCACCCATGATCAGCAACAGGGCGGTCATTGTCTCGGCCGGATCACTTCCCAGGCGGTAATAGCCGTCCCATGCGCTGACGGACGCTGCGCCCAGGATTGCGAACGGCAACGCCCAGAACGACGTCTTGCGACGCAGCGGACGCCAGAAGTACAGATCTTCACCGGGCACGTTACTCGCCAGGCCCGGGTAATGTCGCTCTACGGCATTGGCCAGCGACTCACAGGCTTGCCAGTCAGCCGGGGTAAAGCGCGCGGCCAGCGAAACGCGAGCATTTTCGCTCATGGGCAGAAACAGCATGCGGGCTGCACGTGAGCCAGTACTGTCGATTTTCTGCGTGGCCATACGCAACTGCTCTTCCAGAAACATGGCCTGTCGGCTGCGGGCCAGCAACTGACTCCAGAAAGGCTCTGGACACAATGTGCGGCTGCCGGGTTCTTTCCAGCCTTGCAGCTTGCACACTGCGTCGAAGATGGGACTGGACCAGGCTTCAGCGTTGGACAGCAATCGAGCGAGGTATTTGTTGAGCCACATGCGCCGATCCAGCGTCTGCATCCACGCCGTTTTGTCGAGGTGTTGGCACAGACGGGTAAAGGAGGTGGTATCGCCACTGTTCAGCGCCGCCGCCAACTGCTGTTCGGTGTTGCGTAACAGGTTATTCAGAACAGTGTGCGTTGCATGCAGGGACAGATCGTTACGCTGCCACGCGCTCAGCCATTTGAAGTGCTCAACGGCGCGCTCTGCCAGTTCGCAGGCATCGACGGTGCCTGACTGGCAGTGTTCAAGCAGGCCTTCTTCGAACGCCTGCTCGCACTGCATGGCTCGGGCTTCTTCCAGTCGCTGGTCAAGATTCTCGACCGTGACACCTTCGAGCAGCGCATCAGCCTTTCGACGATCAAGAGTTGACGTGCTGAGCGCCTCGGCCCACGTCGATAGCTCGGGAGCGGGCGCAAGCAAAGGGCTTGGCTGTTCTGTCAGCTGCTCCTCGACTTCGGCAGTCCAGCTCAGTGCCTGCTCGTAGGCATCACGCAGACGCTGAAAGCCTGCCGGATCTTCGTCCGGTCGGTGCTGTTTGAGCAGCGCAGCATAACGGCGTTTGATACTGCGCAGGTCAGAAGGGGCGTCGAGCCCCAGAATGGACCAGCAATTCACTGCGTTACGCTCACGTCTGTGCCAGCAACCATGGGGCCAGGAACTCCTTGTATATAGACAGGCATGTAGAAGCGCCCGGGCGAGGTGCCCGGACGTTCAATTAACAGCGGCGGAGTTTAACAGGTGCTTAGACGGGAGGGGCTACGACTACACTACGTCCACATACTGTTTGCGCCGTATCAGAAAATCCTCGTGGCAGATGCTCAATACCTCGGCTTCACGGCCTTCCAGTCCGGCTGGTACTTCTGCATCTGCTTCACATCATCGCGCTGACGAATGCCGCAGCTGTGGTATTGGTCATTCAGCTTGCCCAACTGGTCGTAATCCAGTTCAAGGCCCAGGCCAGGTGCGCGGGTGATACTGACGCAACCGTCGACAATCGGCAGTTTGCCGCCTTTTATCACTTCCTCGTCCGGTTCCTGCCACGGGTAGTGCGTGTCGCAGGCGTAATCCAGATTGGGCACTGAGGCTGCCACGTGAGCCATGGCCATGAGGCTGATGCCCAAGTGCGAGTTGGAGTGCATCGAGACACCGACGCCAAAGGTGTCGCACATTTTCGCCAGCACTTGGGTGTCGCGCAGACCGCCCCAGTAATGGTGGTCGGCGAGCACAATCTGCACGCTGTCGAGGGCCACGCTACGGCGGAATTCGTCGAAATCGGTGACCACCATGTTGGTTGCCAGCGGCAGGCCGGTGCGCTTGTGCAGTTCGGACATGCCGTCCAGGCCTGGCGTCGGGTCTTCGTAGTACTGCAAATCATCACCCAGCAGTTCAGCCATGCGAATCGAGGTTTCCAGCGACCAGTTGCCGTTGGGATCGATGCGCAGCGGATAACCGGGAAAGGCCTTTTTCAACGCCTTGATGCACGACACTTCGTGTTCCGGTCGCAGTGCGCCGGCCTTGAGTTTGATGCTCTTGAAACCGTAGGTATCGATCATGCGCCGGGCCTGCGCGACGATCTGTTCCTCGTTCAGCGCTTCGCCCCAGCTATCCGGCTTGTAGGGCGCATCGGCGTGTTGCGCATATTTGAAGAACAGGTAGGCGCTGAAAGGAATCTGTTCGCGAATCGCACCGCCCAGCAGGTCCACCAACGGCATGTTCATCGAACGCGCCTGCACGTCCAGAAACGCGACCTCGAAGGCCGAGTAAGCATTGCTCACCGCTTTGCTGGCGTGTGAGCCTGGCGCCAGTTCGGCACCTGCCAGGCTGGCCGGTTTGTGCGCCGCTACGGTGGCCTGAACGATGCTGCGCAACTGGTTCAGGTTAAAGGGATCAAGGCCCAGCAACTGGTTTTGCACTTGTTGCTGAATCGCCAGTGCCGGTGCATCGCCGTAGCTTTCACCGAGGCCGATGTAGCCATTATCGGTCTCTACTTCGATGATCGAGCGCAGAGCAAAGGGTTCGTGGATACCGCTGGCGTTGAGCAGCGGCGGGTCGCGAAAGGCGATAGGGGTGACGGTCACACGTGTGATTTTCAAAGGGTGGTCTCCCGGGATGTCAGGGCTTGAGGCTGGAAGGGGTCGCGAGTGGGGCGGCAGTGTGCGGCCCGGTCAACCCGGCTTTCGGTGGGTGACGCGTGTCGCCTCGCGGGGTGGTACGTGCGAAGAAGATCACCACGGCAGCCAGCAGCGAAGTGGCGGCAAGCCCATAGAGGCCACCCTGGATCGAGCCGGTGGTCTGCTCAAGAAAGCCGAAGGTCGTGGGTGCGACGAAGCCGCCGAGGTTGCCGATGGAATTGATCAGCGCGATGACCGCTGCGGCGATGCGCGCATCCAGATAGCCCTGCGGGATCGGCCAGAACAGCGCCGATGCGGCCTTGAAGCCAATGGCGGCGAAACAGATGGCGACAAACGCGAAGACAGGCCCGCCAATGGTGGACATGAACATGCCGAGCGAAGCGATCACCAGTGTGACGGCGACCCATGCCTGTTGGTGCTTGAAGCGTGCAGCGAGGGCGGCAAAGCCATACATGGCGACAATCGAGATGATCCACGGCACCGAGTTGAACAGCCCGACCTCGAAGTCGCTGAAACTGCCCATCTTGCGGATCATGCTCGGTAGCCAGAACGTGGCGCCGTAAATGGTCAGGGCTATTGAAAAATAGATGAAGCAGAACAGCATGATTTGCCGGTCCGCCAGCAACCTGAACAGGGTCGGCCGCACAGTCTGCGTGGCCTCGCGCAGCCGTTGTTCTTCGGCAATCGCGCTGGTCAGCGCAGTTTTTTCTTCATCGCTGAGCCAGGTCGCTTCGTGCGGGTGTGACTGCAACCAGAACCAGACAAACCCGCACAGCACGATGGAGGCGAAGCCCTCGATCAGGAACATCCATTGCCAGCCGTGCAGGTTCAGCCCTTCGACGCCCAAGAGTGCGCCCGATAGCGGGCCGGAGACCACCGAAGCAATCGCGGAACCGCTAAGAAACAGCGCCATGGCCTTGCCGCGATCAGCCGAAGGAAGCCACTGCGTGAAGTAATAAATAATGCCTGGAAAGAAGCCTGCTTCAGCCGCACCCAGGATAAAACGCAGTACGTAGAAGCTGGTTTCGCCCTGCACGAAGGCCATGGCCATGGCCGCTGCGCCCCAGGTAAACATGATGCGGGTCAGCCAGGCGCGGGCGCCATAACGTTGCAGCAGCATGTTGGACGGCACTTCAAACAGCGCGTACCCGACAAAGAACAAGCCTGCGCCCAGCCCATAGGCCGCAGCACCAATGCCCAGATCGGTTTCCAGATGACTGCGTACAAAACCGATGTTGACCCGGTCGATATAGTTGACGATGAACATCACCACGAACAGCGGCAGTACGTGGCGTTTCACCTTGGACGCGGCACGGGCTAGCACCGTGACGTCCGTAGCGTGAGGGACGGTATTCAAGAGGCGACTCCCGTTCATTGTTTTTTTGGGGATGAGCCGATCATGGACTCACTGATTATTCCCGTCTAATCTAGTTACTGACTTGATTGATACCCGGAATGAATCAATGTTTGAGCTTTCCCAGCTTCGCTGCTTCACCACGGTGGCCACCGAGCTGAATTTTCGGCGCGCCGCCGAACGCCTCAATATGACTCAGCCACCCCTTAGCCGGCAGATTCAGCTACTGGAACACAACCTGGGCGTTGAGCTGTTCACCCGCAGTACCCGGAGCGTCGCCTTGACTGCCGCAGGCCGGGCCTTTTTCATCGAGGCGCAGACCTTGCTGGAGCGCGCGCAGCAAGCGGCGATGTCGGCGCGGCGCTTTGCAGAAGGCGATATCGGTTCGGTGACGATCAGCTTTGTCGGCAGTGCGGTGTATGAATTTCTGCCCAGGGTAATCGCCGAAGCGCGGCTCAAGCAGCCGCAGGTCAAGATTTCCCTGACTGAAATGAATACCTATCAGCAGCATGAAGCGCTCAGGGCCCGGCGCATTGATCTGGGGATTATGCGTGCGCCGCTGTTTCAACCGGGTTACGAGAGCGAGTGCCTGGTGCGCGAGCCATTTGTACTGGCGGTGCCGGGGAATCATCCGTTGGCCCATGCACAGTCGGTCAGGGTTGAGGACCTCGATGGTGCGCCGTTTTTGATGTACTCGCATTCGGCCTATCCACCGTTCAACGAACTGCTGACCGGTATGTTTCGTTCCGCACGAGTGGCACCGGAGTATGTCCAATGGCTGGGATCGTCACTGACTATTCTGGCGCTGGTCAACGCCGGGATGGGGCTGGCTCTGGTTCCGCGTTGCGCGACCAATGTGGTTTTCAAGGATGTAGTGTTCCGCGACATTGATCTGGGCGAAGGCGTGCAGAGTGAGTTGCATCTGGCCTGGCGCTCGGGCAATGACAACCCGGCCTGCAGGATGCTGCTTGAAGCGATCCGCGCAGCGGTCAGGGCGGATGAAAGGTGAAGCGAAAGGCCTTGCACTGCGTGGGCATCAACTATCATTGGTTAAGTCGATAGTCATCATTAAGCAAGGCAAGTTTTGTTTTTCCGGCAAAGGAGGAGGATGGCGTCATAGCCACTTGCTCCAAAGGGAGACGCTGCGATGAGAATGTTCAATCGGTTGACGCTTGCTGCCGTATTAGCCACTGGCTTTGCGATCAGTGCGCCAGTCAACGCCGCAGTTTCTCCTGCATTTGTCTCCGCTGGACAGTCTTGCCACTTCACGCCGGTAGTCGACAGCGCCGCCAGCCTTCAGCACAGTCAGTCCGTTGGTGTGCTGTACAGCGAGAACACCGTCAGCAACCTGCAATACCTGAATAACTACCACTCGGTCGCGCTCAGAAGCGGCCAGAACGGCGCACTCGATTCGCGCATTCGTAACGCGTTCATCAACAGCTCTGATCCGAAACTGGCCACCGACTGGCTGATTGGCTCATTGCAGAAGCAGTTCGCCACCGTGACCGTCTACGACAATCTGGATGCGTTGATGAAGGCACGTCCCGACGTGATTGTGATGCTCGACACTTACAACCGTCTGGTCACCAAACGCAACAGTCAGGTTGACGCGCGCTTCATGGCTCGTTTCTACGATAACAACCTGCAATACATCGGCAAGGCAGAAGGTGAGGTAGTGCGGGAAATGACGTCGGTCTGGGTGCAGGGCAAGGCCGCCCCGGAAATCGCCGCGCAGATCGACCAGCAGCGTGAGTTTCAGGTCAATGCCCTGAAACAGTTTGATGCTTCGCTCAAAGCGTTGGTGGTGCAGGCAGATCGTGATCAGGTCGCGGCTAATTAGGTCTTCTGCCTGAGCATGCAAGGCATTTTCACACTGGGCATCCAGGAAATAGAGGTGTTCAGGTGTCTTGTTCAGTTCATCAAATCGATGCATGGCTGCTTTTCGCTGTAAAGAATAAGCCACACCTGCCGAGAGCATGATGAGCGGCATACCACTTGCGCGCTTTAAATGTGGTAACGAGAAGCCTTCCGATGCCGAGAAAACGATTGGGTGCCTTGCGCATCCTGATGTCTGTGTCCAACGATAATCCAAGGCTTTTGCAGGCCCAGTATGTTGCGTTGTCCCGTCAACTGCCGTTGATGTACTTCGTGCTGTTGGTCAATACCTGGGCATTGGCCTACACCCATTTATTGATCGCACCCAAGTGGCTGACCCTGATGGCTCCCGCGCTGCTGACGGTTATTTGCAGCATCCGTGCGCGCAAATGGTTGCTGACGGTCAACAAACCAACGCCTTCGCCGCAGCTCATCCTCAAGACATTGCGTGGCACCAACGGTCTGGCTGGCGTCATCGCCGCCGGGTTTGCAGCCTGGTCACTGTCGCTTTACCCCTATGGAGACGCTTACGCGCAGGCGCATGTCGCCTTTTTCATGGGTATCACCGTTATCGTATGCATCTTCTGCATGATGCACCTGCGGCCTGCTGCGTTGACCACAGCAGTGGTCGTCAATACGGCGTTCGTGATCTTCTTTGCCTCTTCCCACAATCTGACGTTTATCGCCACCGCCGTGAACATCGTGTTGGTGTCGATCAGCATGTTGATCATTCTTCAGTATCAGTACCGCGATTTCACCAGACTGGTGGACGTTCAGGTCAAGACCGAACAACTGGGCAACGAGAACCTGCAACTGGCTAACCAGGACAGCCTGACCGGCCTGCCTAACCGCAGGCAGTTTTTTCAGACGCTGGATACCGCGATGCAGCAAGCCGTGCATCAGCAGACAGGGCTGGCGGTGGGTGTTCTGGATCTGGATGGGTTCAAGCCGGTCAATGACCTTTACGGGCATCGCACCGGCGACCGGTTATTGATACTGGTGGCCGAGCGCCTGATGACAGCGTCAAGTGACACTGTGCATGTATCGCGTCTGGGCGGTGACGAGTTTGCACTGGTCATGAAAGGCGATGTCAGCAAGGAAGCGCTCGTGGCATTCGGCAAGCGATTGTGCGACCTCATGCATGAAAGCTTTGAACTGTCGGATATGCCGATCCAGATTGGCGCGACGCTGGGCATGGCAACCTTTCCCGGCACTGCCGATAACGCGACACAGCTGTTCGAATACGCCGACTACGCGCTGTATCAGGGCAAGAACCACAATCCCGGAACAGCCTGTCTGTTTTCGGTCGCTCACCGTGAACAACTGCACGCTGACGGTATCACTGAGCAGGCACTGCGACGGGCCAATCTCGACAGCGAGTTCCACGTGCTGTTTCAGCCGATCATCGAAAGCTGCACCCGTGAAACGGTAGCCTTCGAAGCCTTGGCGCGCTGGAACAGTCCGGAACTCGGTCCGGTGTCGCCTGCGCAGTTTATTCCGATCGCCGAACGTATCGGCATGATCAACAAGCTCACTGCACCGTTGCTGACTCAGGCGTTGCAAAAAGCGCTGTCCTGGCCGGCGCCAATCAGGTTGTCATTCAATCTATCGGCGCATGACTGCGCGACCTGCGAAAGCGTCAATCTGATTGTCGGGATCATCGAGACCAGCGGCTTTGATGCTTCTCGGCTGGATCTGGAAATTACCGAAACGGCCATCATGCAGGACATCGCTCAGGTGCAGCAGGCAATTACCCAGTTCCGCCAACTGGGTTGTGGTATTTCGCTGGATGACTTCGGCACAGGTTATTCGAGCCTCAGCCAGTTGCACGCGCTGGCCCTGACCAAGCTCAAGATCGACCGCAGTTTCGTCACAGGCGTACACAACAATCCGGCCAGCTACAAGATTGTCAAATCGCTGGTCGCGCTGAGTCTGGACATGTCCCTGGGCTGTGTGATCGAAGGCGTTGAAACGCAGGACGAGCTGAACGCATTGACTTCTCTGGGATGCACCTTGGTGCAGGGCTTCTTTTACAGCCCGCCGATCAGTTTCGAAGAGACTCTGATCTGGCTCGACACACCGGATAACGAGCGCACATTCGGTGGCGCCGCCTCCTGCCGGATCTGATTTTGGCGTGCTTGTCGCCTTTACCCGCGTGCGCGTGGGTTAATATGCCTCCTTCGATGCTTTGGGAATCCCTTTTATGACCAAGCCCGGACAGACTGTCCTGGTCGCGCTGCGCAAGATGATT contains:
- a CDS encoding glucarate dehydratase family protein; protein product: MKITRVTVTPIAFRDPPLLNASGIHEPFALRSIIEVETDNGYIGLGESYGDAPALAIQQQVQNQLLGLDPFNLNQLRSIVQATVAAHKPASLAGAELAPGSHASKAVSNAYSAFEVAFLDVQARSMNMPLVDLLGGAIREQIPFSAYLFFKYAQHADAPYKPDSWGEALNEEQIVAQARRMIDTYGFKSIKLKAGALRPEHEVSCIKALKKAFPGYPLRIDPNGNWSLETSIRMAELLGDDLQYYEDPTPGLDGMSELHKRTGLPLATNMVVTDFDEFRRSVALDSVQIVLADHHYWGGLRDTQVLAKMCDTFGVGVSMHSNSHLGISLMAMAHVAASVPNLDYACDTHYPWQEPDEEVIKGGKLPIVDGCVSITRAPGLGLELDYDQLGKLNDQYHSCGIRQRDDVKQMQKYQPDWKAVKPRY
- a CDS encoding MFS transporter — its product is MLARAASKVKRHVLPLFVVMFIVNYIDRVNIGFVRSHLETDLGIGAAAYGLGAGLFFVGYALFEVPSNMLLQRYGARAWLTRIMFTWGAAAMAMAFVQGETSFYVLRFILGAAEAGFFPGIIYYFTQWLPSADRGKAMALFLSGSAIASVVSGPLSGALLGVEGLNLHGWQWMFLIEGFASIVLCGFVWFWLQSHPHEATWLSDEEKTALTSAIAEEQRLREATQTVRPTLFRLLADRQIMLFCFIYFSIALTIYGATFWLPSMIRKMGSFSDFEVGLFNSVPWIISIVAMYGFAALAARFKHQQAWVAVTLVIASLGMFMSTIGGPVFAFVAICFAAIGFKAASALFWPIPQGYLDARIAAAVIALINSIGNLGGFVAPTTFGFLEQTTGSIQGGLYGLAATSLLAAVVIFFARTTPRGDTRHPPKAGLTGPHTAAPLATPSSLKP
- a CDS encoding putative bifunctional diguanylate cyclase/phosphodiesterase; the protein is MPRKRLGALRILMSVSNDNPRLLQAQYVALSRQLPLMYFVLLVNTWALAYTHLLIAPKWLTLMAPALLTVICSIRARKWLLTVNKPTPSPQLILKTLRGTNGLAGVIAAGFAAWSLSLYPYGDAYAQAHVAFFMGITVIVCIFCMMHLRPAALTTAVVVNTAFVIFFASSHNLTFIATAVNIVLVSISMLIILQYQYRDFTRLVDVQVKTEQLGNENLQLANQDSLTGLPNRRQFFQTLDTAMQQAVHQQTGLAVGVLDLDGFKPVNDLYGHRTGDRLLILVAERLMTASSDTVHVSRLGGDEFALVMKGDVSKEALVAFGKRLCDLMHESFELSDMPIQIGATLGMATFPGTADNATQLFEYADYALYQGKNHNPGTACLFSVAHREQLHADGITEQALRRANLDSEFHVLFQPIIESCTRETVAFEALARWNSPELGPVSPAQFIPIAERIGMINKLTAPLLTQALQKALSWPAPIRLSFNLSAHDCATCESVNLIVGIIETSGFDASRLDLEITETAIMQDIAQVQQAITQFRQLGCGISLDDFGTGYSSLSQLHALALTKLKIDRSFVTGVHNNPASYKIVKSLVALSLDMSLGCVIEGVETQDELNALTSLGCTLVQGFFYSPPISFEETLIWLDTPDNERTFGGAASCRI
- a CDS encoding J domain-containing protein, which translates into the protein MNCWSILGLDAPSDLRSIKRRYAALLKQHRPDEDPAGFQRLRDAYEQALSWTAEVEEQLTEQPSPLLAPAPELSTWAEALSTSTLDRRKADALLEGVTVENLDQRLEEARAMQCEQAFEEGLLEHCQSGTVDACELAERAVEHFKWLSAWQRNDLSLHATHTVLNNLLRNTEQQLAAALNSGDTTSFTRLCQHLDKTAWMQTLDRRMWLNKYLARLLSNAEAWSSPIFDAVCKLQGWKEPGSRTLCPEPFWSQLLARSRQAMFLEEQLRMATQKIDSTGSRAARMLFLPMSENARVSLAARFTPADWQACESLANAVERHYPGLASNVPGEDLYFWRPLRRKTSFWALPFAILGAASVSAWDGYYRLGSDPAETMTALLLIMGALGLLAGLLYVGCQLVGAFAWRLDELITQRVGHWLTLRRPVPLLLRESTVSWLPAVPAYMIGGWKALLVYGSVLAIAAVRTRIAWPEWLKGRFSTAPGSLTRELLIGTMTGLAVSLLFIAGTVINYRPLQENQGLQAWPKRLCAALLDTRQSCQPPSHQQWYAPSSSLEADHDQ
- a CDS encoding LysR substrate-binding domain-containing protein produces the protein MFELSQLRCFTTVATELNFRRAAERLNMTQPPLSRQIQLLEHNLGVELFTRSTRSVALTAAGRAFFIEAQTLLERAQQAAMSARRFAEGDIGSVTISFVGSAVYEFLPRVIAEARLKQPQVKISLTEMNTYQQHEALRARRIDLGIMRAPLFQPGYESECLVREPFVLAVPGNHPLAHAQSVRVEDLDGAPFLMYSHSAYPPFNELLTGMFRSARVAPEYVQWLGSSLTILALVNAGMGLALVPRCATNVVFKDVVFRDIDLGEGVQSELHLAWRSGNDNPACRMLLEAIRAAVRADER